A genomic region of Dehalococcoidales bacterium contains the following coding sequences:
- a CDS encoding carboxymuconolactone decarboxylase family protein yields MESQVELNEGRVQLLRKFRKALPDLWDVEIPVISEVYKDGALSTKTKRLMSLALALGAGCTNCILGQTTGALDAGATTEEILETLSVVVSMRGTTGIAETLRVVKLLDEMGKL; encoded by the coding sequence ATGGAGAGTCAGGTTGAACTCAACGAAGGGCGTGTGCAACTGCTGCGTAAGTTTCGGAAGGCTCTACCCGACCTGTGGGATGTTGAAATCCCGGTAATAAGTGAAGTGTACAAGGACGGAGCCCTCAGCACAAAGACAAAGCGGCTGATGTCGTTGGCCCTGGCACTTGGTGCCGGATGCACTAACTGCATCCTGGGACAGACCACGGGTGCACTTGACGCCGGAGCGACCACAGAAGAGATACTGGAAACACTCTCGGTAGTGGTGTCCATGCGTGGCACTACCGGGATTGCGGAAACACTCCGGGTAGTCAAGCTGCTGGATGAGATGGGAAAGCTCTAG
- a CDS encoding ABC transporter ATP-binding protein yields MAAFFEVENLTKRFGGLVAVDNVSFEVGRDEIVGLIGPNGAGKTTLVRCILGILKPDTGKVRFKGEDITRHRSWDVVQRGLVGTFQVVKPFRRLPIIANVMVGCLSPRVKKRGEWVKRIEVKARDALEFVGIADMALEPASVLSHGDLKRLEVARAIATDPELLLLDEPFGGLNPAETELMAKSIKRLHKGGRFGRLHSEGPAMLIIEHKLSELMKIVDRLVVLNFGEVIAQGTPEEISRNEQVIEAYTGKEVLIA; encoded by the coding sequence ATGGCTGCTTTCTTCGAGGTAGAGAACCTGACCAAGCGCTTCGGCGGCCTGGTAGCTGTCGATAACGTAAGCTTCGAGGTGGGGCGGGATGAGATTGTCGGGCTGATTGGCCCCAACGGTGCCGGGAAGACCACGCTGGTGCGGTGTATTCTGGGCATACTGAAGCCCGATACGGGAAAGGTCCGGTTCAAGGGAGAGGACATCACCAGGCACCGTTCCTGGGATGTTGTCCAGAGAGGCCTGGTGGGGACTTTCCAGGTGGTCAAACCGTTTCGCCGCCTGCCGATAATTGCCAATGTCATGGTGGGATGTCTTTCACCGCGTGTGAAGAAGCGTGGCGAATGGGTAAAGCGAATAGAGGTCAAGGCCCGGGATGCACTTGAGTTTGTTGGTATTGCTGACATGGCTCTTGAACCTGCCTCTGTCCTGTCCCACGGTGACCTGAAGCGGCTGGAGGTAGCCAGGGCAATAGCCACTGACCCCGAATTGCTGTTGCTTGACGAACCGTTCGGCGGGCTGAACCCAGCCGAGACCGAGCTTATGGCTAAGTCCATCAAACGGTTGCACAAGGGGGGGAGATTTGGCAGGCTGCACAGCGAAGGGCCGGCAATGCTCATCATTGAACACAAACTCAGCGAACTGATGAAGATAGTGGACAGGTTGGTCGTTCTTAACTTCGGTGAGGTGATTGCCCAGGGCACCCCGGAAGAAATATCCAGGAATGAACAGGTGATTGAGGCCTACACCGGCAAGGAGGTGCTCATTGCTTGA
- a CDS encoding metallopeptidase family protein, whose amino-acid sequence MVGRSNLSRRRFERLVRRALAALPKEFRSRLENVAVVIEDEPPEDMPDTLGLYEGIPLTERSLEDVTLPDVITIFKGPIERACHTEEDIEAEVRLTVLHEVGHFFGLEEAQLE is encoded by the coding sequence ATGGTAGGAAGAAGTAACTTGTCTCGTCGAAGGTTTGAGCGCCTGGTAAGGAGGGCGCTGGCAGCCCTGCCAAAGGAATTCCGGAGCAGACTGGAGAATGTGGCGGTGGTGATAGAAGATGAACCGCCAGAAGACATGCCTGACACCCTGGGGCTCTATGAGGGAATACCCCTCACAGAACGCTCACTGGAGGATGTCACCTTGCCTGACGTGATAACGATATTCAAGGGACCCATTGAGCGAGCCTGTCATACTGAGGAAGACATCGAGGCCGAGGTGCGTCTCACAGTACTTCACGAGGTGGGGCACTTCTTCGGGTTAGAAGAGGCACAACTGGAATAG
- a CDS encoding alpha/beta hydrolase: MPGIWVVVAVAGAYIILAGLLFIFQSHYVYYPERILVADPGSIGLNFENVSFETSDRIELSGWFIPCAGASGVILFCHGNAGNISHRLESVQQFHRLGLDVFIFDYRGYGQSKGKPTEQGTYKDAEAAWRYLIETRQMNPDQIVVFGRSLGGAIASWLAQTHPPRALILESTFTSLPDIAATLYPYLPVRWLSRFKYDTAEYLGRVDCPVLIVHSRDDEIMPFEHGRQLFEAAKEPKRFLEISGTHNEGFITSGRHYEEGLNAFIL; encoded by the coding sequence ATGCCAGGCATCTGGGTTGTTGTCGCTGTCGCCGGCGCCTACATCATTCTTGCCGGCCTCCTCTTCATTTTCCAATCCCACTATGTGTACTATCCTGAACGCATTCTTGTAGCGGACCCCGGTAGCATTGGGCTCAACTTCGAGAACGTCTCATTTGAAACCTCGGACAGGATCGAGCTCTCTGGCTGGTTTATTCCCTGCGCTGGTGCCAGTGGTGTGATTCTATTCTGTCATGGTAACGCAGGCAACATATCACACCGGTTAGAGTCCGTTCAACAGTTTCATCGACTCGGACTGGACGTTTTCATTTTCGACTACCGAGGCTACGGCCAGAGTAAAGGAAAGCCCACGGAGCAGGGCACCTACAAAGATGCTGAGGCGGCGTGGCGGTACTTGATTGAGACGCGCCAGATGAATCCGGACCAAATAGTCGTTTTTGGCCGGTCGCTTGGTGGTGCGATTGCCTCGTGGCTTGCGCAGACCCACCCGCCAAGGGCACTTATCCTTGAGTCAACATTTACATCCCTTCCCGATATTGCTGCCACACTCTATCCCTATCTTCCGGTAAGGTGGCTATCGCGTTTTAAATACGATACGGCAGAGTACCTGGGCAGAGTGGATTGCCCCGTTCTGATTGTCCACAGCCGCGATGATGAAATAATGCCCTTTGAACACGGGCGGCAACTGTTTGAGGCGGCGAAGGAGCCGAAGAGATTCCTCGAAATCTCTGGTACCCACAATGAGGGGTTCATCACATCAGGCAGGCATTATGAAGAAGGTCTGAATGCATTCATCCTGG
- a CDS encoding long-chain fatty acid--CoA ligase produces MATDTIYHKRPWLKFYRPEVPPDVDIPEQSVVETFDAATERWRDKTALVFYGRKLSYRELRDQVDRFATALADLGVKKGDKVALLLLNSPQFIIAYFGALKAGATLTPISPMYVSSEIKHQIEDSGARSIICQDILYDHVEKAGVELDRVILTDVTEYLPRLKRFLGKSMLRAVYQKMSAPPMDIYQREGFYQFQDLLKGYPPEPPHIEFNVREDLVTLPYTGGTTGLPKGAMITHHNIVAAHHLGQAFWGDVMEVGKEIILAYLPFYHIYGQSVVMLGGISQGYTLVIFTTPDLDDILNSIESYRATIFYSVPSLYEALRDYARTDRVNWKRLKVLVSGADALLEDTARGWEQRTGTRIHEGWGMTETSSVGILNPYGRPKVGSFGIPLSNTIAAIVDPDGTDFLPVGEVGELLVRGPQVMKGYWNQSAETEEVLVEIDGEKWLRTSDLASMDEEGYFSFYDRKRDMIKYKGLAVFAREVEEVLANHPQVKEAGVIGVPDPEVGERVKAVVVLETEARGKVLEEEIIKYCQENLAHYKCPRIVEFRGEVPKTDVGKVSRRELRETEEL; encoded by the coding sequence ATGGCGACCGATACTATCTATCACAAGAGACCGTGGTTGAAGTTCTACCGTCCTGAAGTACCACCCGACGTGGATATCCCGGAGCAGTCCGTGGTAGAGACATTCGATGCCGCCACGGAGAGGTGGCGGGACAAGACTGCCCTGGTATTCTACGGCAGGAAGCTAAGCTACCGGGAGCTAAGAGACCAGGTCGACAGGTTCGCCACTGCCCTGGCCGACCTCGGGGTGAAAAAGGGAGACAAGGTCGCCTTGCTCCTGCTTAACTCCCCCCAGTTTATCATTGCCTACTTCGGGGCCCTCAAGGCCGGAGCGACCCTGACGCCAATCAGCCCCATGTACGTCTCGTCCGAAATCAAGCACCAGATAGAGGACAGCGGTGCACGGAGTATCATCTGCCAGGACATCCTGTATGACCATGTGGAGAAGGCGGGGGTGGAGCTTGACCGCGTGATCCTGACCGATGTCACCGAGTACCTTCCCCGCCTGAAGAGGTTCCTCGGCAAGAGCATGCTCCGCGCGGTGTACCAGAAGATGTCCGCGCCTCCGATGGACATCTACCAGAGAGAAGGCTTCTACCAGTTCCAGGACCTCCTCAAAGGCTATCCGCCGGAACCGCCACACATTGAGTTCAACGTCCGTGAGGACCTGGTGACCCTGCCCTATACCGGCGGTACCACCGGACTACCCAAGGGTGCTATGATAACTCACCACAATATCGTCGCTGCCCATCACCTCGGTCAGGCGTTCTGGGGGGATGTCATGGAGGTCGGTAAGGAGATTATCCTTGCCTACCTGCCCTTCTACCACATCTACGGTCAGTCCGTGGTCATGCTGGGCGGGATATCCCAGGGCTATACCCTGGTGATATTTACTACCCCGGACCTGGATGATATTCTGAACTCCATAGAGAGCTACCGGGCGACTATATTTTACAGTGTGCCCTCGCTATACGAGGCGCTCAGGGACTATGCCCGGACCGACCGGGTGAACTGGAAACGCCTCAAAGTGCTGGTATCCGGGGCGGACGCCCTCCTTGAGGATACTGCCAGGGGCTGGGAGCAGCGGACCGGCACCAGGATACATGAGGGGTGGGGCATGACCGAGACCAGTTCGGTGGGTATTCTCAACCCCTACGGCCGGCCGAAGGTTGGCTCCTTTGGCATACCGCTCTCCAATACCATTGCTGCCATAGTCGACCCCGACGGTACGGATTTCCTGCCCGTAGGGGAGGTAGGGGAGCTTCTGGTCAGGGGACCGCAGGTGATGAAGGGGTACTGGAACCAGTCGGCAGAGACGGAAGAGGTCCTCGTGGAGATTGATGGAGAAAAATGGCTGCGTACCAGCGACCTTGCCAGCATGGACGAAGAAGGATACTTCTCCTTCTACGATAGAAAACGGGACATGATAAAGTACAAGGGTCTGGCCGTATTCGCGCGTGAGGTGGAGGAAGTGCTGGCGAATCACCCTCAGGTAAAGGAGGCGGGCGTAATCGGCGTTCCGGACCCGGAGGTGGGCGAGAGGGTCAAGGCGGTGGTTGTCCTGGAGACGGAAGCCAGGGGCAAGGTGCTGGAAGAGGAGATTATCAAATACTGCCAGGAGAATCTGGCCCACTATAAGTGCCCCAGGATAGTAGAGTTCCGGGGTGAGGTACCCAAGACGGACGTCGGCAAGGTGTCCCGGCGTGAGCTGAGGGAGACCGAGGAGCTGTAA